The genomic interval ATAGGCCTTTCACAAAGACTGATTTAgaattgttttttctgttcagttctcCTTTTAAGGTCAGATATTACCCCTGCCCTATAGAACCTTAAAGCCTGTCTGAGAAGTGAGAAACCAGGAGAAACCAACTAACCATGGGAGGcaacaaatgaaaaggaagagtGTGAGGGTTGCAGGATTTAAAGTTAGTAACTAGAAAAACCATCACAGACCCTAAACAGCACCCCATGCTCCTTGAAGGTATCCAGGGAGCTGGGCATACAGGCCAGTGATGCTATACCTGGGCGTGTGAGAGGACACCAGACACAAGATTGTCCATGCAGTGACCAGTGTCACACCCTCAAACTTCCCCTTCCTCGTGGTCTGGTTGACTGGTGTGGCCAGGGCAAGGAGGAGGTCATGCAACTTGGTGATATCTCTTTATAGGGCACATTTATATACAAGTGTGAGGGAAAAAGTGTAGCCAGAACCACAATAAGATGATTAGACCTAACCGTGAATAACCCATGAGATATTCAAGTACCGCTTAGTTACTCCAGTGCATCTAAGGACAGAATTTCCTCACCAGCTTTAAAATTTATCTAACTTACCAGAAGACTTGTGACCTGCTTTGTCTTTATGTCTATGTGACATTTTTatgttctaattttaaaaaattgattaaCTTTTGCACCAGTACTTCAAGTCTTAGGTAGGCAGGGAAGTTCTTTCATTTCTGGAGAACTAAATTAATTATGTCATCAAAATAATCAGAAGAATTAGGAGTGGAAGAAGGGTAGTTTACTGTTTAAGAATCTCTGCAATGGAAACTCTTTGTTTTAACTTACACATTGTAagttcaacagaaaaaaatattgattttttggaACAAACAAGTGAATATTGTAATGTCCTCTCCCACTTCAGCTGGGGAACCGGGTCTTAAAATAATCATCTGTACGGTCCCTAAAGAGTTCTCTAACAAAGCCAGAAGAGAAACATCTCTTACATCTCAAAGTaaaaaacagggggaaaaaaaacttatttaagaaaaaagaaaagactcatttatttttcttataacaTAAAAGAGCAGACGTTAGGCCAGCCCAGTTTCACTAATTCTCTTTGGAAGAGATTattcatgtttcttttctctgagtTAATGTACTAAAACATGCTTTCTAGCCTTTTAATATTTTGCAACATGTAGGGACTACTCACAGAGTAAAACATTATTTAGTAAATACTATGAGAAAGGTTTGAAAATAGACCCCTCAGTGCTAGGTTTGACTAAATTTAGTTGATAGATTAATTGAAACTTTTTGTTCAAAATCTATATACTTTCTTTCTGATACAAGTTAGCGTACTTGCTAAATAAACATCAcctacatttgaaatatttaaagtcTAGATCCACTCACCTGAGAGAGATATTCCTCATAGACATCTGTGAATACTGGACGTGTATATACAAAAACTGGAAGGGGGTGAGTAGAGTTAGAGACATACGAAAGTCTAATGGCTTCCTGAACTCTGTTGCGAACAAAGACTTGGGCATTTCTGGAAGATCTTAAGGCTGTCTCTAGATAGACAGATGGATAAAGTGCAGTGCTTTTCTCCCACAACCAGTTAAGCTCATTATTTCTTGCTATTTCAATATCTAAACAAGCTCCAGTATAATTATGTGGATTTTGTTTGTAATCATAGTTATAACAGTCTGGATAAAGGTAATACCCCCACAGACGATTTGGCCTCATTGTTATGCCCAACTTTAAAGATTCTAACATAATTGATTTTGCTGCAGCTTCAAATTCCATTTTAGCTATAGTCCTGGCTTCGGCTTCTGATAGAGTCAGGTCTGTCTGCTGAATCAGTTCAATGGATTCCTGTCTGTAGATGTCTTTTGATCCCCAGTTCCTTATCCACACAGGTCTCCAGTTTTCCCAGTCAATGACAGCCAGTCCAAACTGTTCATCTGAAGGAATGTAAAACTGAATGTCctctttggctttttttaaatgattctccAGCAGAGAGAGTTGGGGAAGTCCTCCATTGACTGCCTCTCCTGTGACTTCATTTTTGTAAGGATAGTAACCAAGCCTGTCTGGATAGAATAGAGTGATGTTTTGTCCGATGGATGTCTTCAATGTGCTtccaatgagagaaaaaaaattcatatctAGCTGCACACCAGCCCTTTCAGTACAAAGTTCTGTAGGAGCATTCCAGATAGAAAGGAAAGGTGAATTAGAAATAAGTGGACGAGCTCGTACGTTCAGAGATGAGCAGCAAGAAACTAGCAGACTGAACAGCATACAGGATGCTGTAGCAGATGTACAGGCAACACAGATACCAAAACATTGAATTTGTCTTAGAGTTTTCATTGTAGCACGTGTAGTGGCATTAAGTGCTTCTAATCAGACAGAAACTAAATGCTGTTGAGATGCTCAGAAAGATAGCAATCTGTCCAAAGCTTTAATTCTTCAAATGAATTAAGCAGTATCCCTTAAGCGTAAAATAGGTGTGTCCTTTATGCCAGGCTCTCTACCATTTCAGACTGCAGGTAACTTTTCAACAGCTTTTAAGACCTAAtgcagaaaaaacagataaatgtAGGTAAAGAGGTGATTAATCGTTCTTTTGTAACCATGAAACAAACAGCATTTGTGGTTTTGAAAACATTGCCATCTTTGAGTAAAattctcttttaaaggaaaagcacAATAGACAATCATAGAAGAAATAAACTATGTAATAGATACAAAGCTGTCAGTGCAGTGGGGTCCAGTGATCCATGGATCAGAATCAGTATGCTCAATGTTATTGTTGATTGTGCCAATGACAGATGTTACACAATATCTTCCCTTAGTCAACAGTAATCTATATATAATATTTCTCAtctatctcaaaaaaaaattttaggtCTCAATTTGTTAATATTACAGAGCGCTTAAGGTAAGATCCATGATAACATAAAAGCGAAACTCAAATTGTGGGCACGCATTCAAGAAAACAATCCATATAAACTCATTTAACTCTGTGAGGTATCTGAAATATTCTAAGTATTCTGTCTTCTGACCACggttttttaaacaaagtcaaATGTTGTATATCTTCTTAGATGGACATCTACATGTTGCTGAAGGCCATTTGAGAGTTACAGATTGAGTGACCTAAAGTCCAAGTCAGCTGAGGATTGCAGATCAGTAGCTTAGGTGATCACAAGCTTAGGTGATCTGTGCACACACGGTGAGCAGTCGCAGTCACTTTTAATCAATAATATAACGGtagtggtggtggctgtggtgcaGTCATCAACTTTTACATAGTAGCCATTCCTCTATGCAGTAGCACACCTGAATCCACTTTCCTCCTGATCAAACCCCTGACTGTTTAATCCTGAATATGTTATCTCCCACAGAGTCCTTATGGTCAGGCTATAGAACATCTAAGGAGTATTAGAGAGAGAGTAGATGTGGAGGAAAATATAGGAGGCACTGTAAAGTGGGCCACAGTATGTCTGGGAGTCTTAAAATCTCTgaggaaagagaggggaaaaaaaagcaaagaagatttTGCTTTGCAGTCCCTGAACTCAGCTAGGAGCGGAAACCACAGATTTCTGGTCCCTGCACCCTATATtatctctctccctcccaccagatACAGGGAGGTTCCCTGTGTGTTCACTGAGTTTTGTCATATCTGGTTCTACTGAAAACTCCAGATTTGCTTAGACTGTTGGAAAAAAGCATGCATGCAGGGAACTATCATtcaaaaaaaggcagagcaatGTGGCtgatatttctgtaaaaatggTGAAGTCTATAGAGCTTTTGGGGACTGATAAAATGGAAGAACCTTTGTCAACAAATGACCTAGATCCTTCCCCTGGCCACAGGCATCACGCTCTCTAAAGGTGATTCTGGGATTCTTCTTCATTCAAGGCTAAATCTGAGGACTaaggggaaaaccagaaaaaatggaaaagttgTACTGAAGGAACAGATATCTAGGAGTAGAAAGAGTTTGCCAGGGGAGGGGGTTTTGCACTACCCAGACACTTGTGAGCTTCCTAGGTTAGCAAGTCTATTTTGCAGGCCCATTTTGCTTTCTCCTCATCCATCATTTCTGATGCTAACAGGCTGTAGGTATATTTCCCCTTTGAaccattttcatcctttttcttcttgggCATGCTGCCAGCTTTTGGGCGTCTTGCCAGTAGGGAAACACAGTCGTGCTAGCCATGCTTGTGCCATGTCCCCAACCTACTACAGTGCATAAGACTGCACTTTCCAGTGCAGTTCTGCCATGAGCCAATGTCAGCCTGgctccatgccatgctgtgctccAGACAGACCCCTCTGTACATTTCTGCTGTCTTTATGTAGCTGAACCGTATGGAGACaatttagagaaagaaaataatggcaTACACattaaatcaaatattttcttattaaaatcaaAAGCTCTAATTTTCTACATAATGTTATGTTTTATTACCTCTACCTTCTAGCTTTACTCTCCCAAAAGACCATCTGTAACTGAATCAATGATTGCTGATGATAAAttgtcaaattaattttaattctacATAGGTAGAATCAGTTCAGCTATCTCTGTATGATTTCCAAGCATAGCAAGCTGCCCTGCTTATCCAGTACAGTTTACTGCTGTCCAGAAGCTAGGCATGACCACAGGGAGTAACCATATCAGATCACGTGCAGCTGGGTTTCCTTTGGCTTGTATAGAGAAGGTTTGCAGACCTGGAGGAGTGGAATGAAGTAGATACAAATCATAGAATAATAGAATTAttgaataatttaggttggaagggaccgctggaggtcacctagtccaacttTTCACTCAAAGCATGTTAAATTAGATTGATTCACTTCAGGACCTGCCCAGTCATGGTTTAAGTATCTCTGAGAACTGAGATATCACAATTTGtgtggacaacctgttccagtttttGACTACCCTTATggtgaaaacatttttccctgcatctaattggaatttctcATGGTGCAATTCTTGTATGTTGTCTCGCATCCCATCACTGCACCTCTGAGAGGAGTGTGGCTCCGTCTTCCCTATGCCGTACCATTAGGCAGTTAAAGACACCAGTCAGATATTCCCTTAGCCTTCTTAAGGCTGGACAAACCCGGTTGTCTCAACCTCTCCCTGTATGTCCTGTGCTCCAACTCCCTGACTATCactgtggccctttgctggacttcctccATTATGTCAATGTCTTTCCTGGAGCACACCCAAAACTGGAAACCGTACTCCAAATGCACTGCCAAAGTGCCaaacagaggggaagaatcacatCCCTGCTGGCTACAGCCCAGCATGTGTCTGGCCTTCTTCTCCATCAGGGCACACTATTTCTACCAGGACCGTCAACTCAATTTTTGCAAAGCTGTAGAAACTGTAAATCCAGAGCGAAAATTGCCTGCTGATTGTCAGCCTAGACATAGAGCAGTTTATAGCCTTTATAATCTTCCTCACTGTAT from Struthio camelus isolate bStrCam1 chromosome 1, bStrCam1.hap1, whole genome shotgun sequence carries:
- the LOC104152146 gene encoding hyaluronidase PH-20; translation: MKTLRQIQCFGICVACTSATASCMLFSLLVSCCSSLNVRARPLISNSPFLSIWNAPTELCTERAGVQLDMNFFSLIGSTLKTSIGQNITLFYPDRLGYYPYKNEVTGEAVNGGLPQLSLLENHLKKAKEDIQFYIPSDEQFGLAVIDWENWRPVWIRNWGSKDIYRQESIELIQQTDLTLSEAEARTIAKMEFEAAAKSIMLESLKLGITMRPNRLWGYYLYPDCYNYDYKQNPHNYTGACLDIEIARNNELNWLWEKSTALYPSVYLETALRSSRNAQVFVRNRVQEAIRLSYVSNSTHPLPVFVYTRPVFTDVYEEYLSQDDLVNTIGESAALGASGIVIWGDMKLTQNKNTCRTLDNYLRRTLTPYLINVTMAARICSHVLCQDSGACARKKWNSSDYLHLNPENVVIRMTKDGKYTLLGQPAFQDLQTFIEKFDCRCYAGYSCEPRVDINAIHYLHACISEDICIHMSSNSLSNIEASGAKIPPNRTLFSFTSPSKVTLSTQHEIKDFQSTIGNNISNRTTTEYNNYNVTATTSYDFEANGTHTCSGSSSGKIRMFNLFCLILILSTLI